The window GCCGGTCAAAAACGTCGACCTGTGGCTATTGCTCAATGAACAGATTGCCCGGCACGATGTCACCTGGAAGTGGGTCAAAGGCCATGCCGGTGACCCCGGTAACGAGCGGGCTGACCAACTGGCCAACCAGGGCGTGGAGCTGGTTCGGAAACAGAAACCCGCGGCGCAGGTTTAAGGCAGAGGGCCCGATGCCGGGCAGGTCTCACGGCGGCCGGCCTCTCCCGGTTAGTCTCTCCCCGGTTAGTCTCTCCCCGGTTAGTCTCTCCCCGGTTAGTCTCTCCCCGGTTAGTCTCACTCAGGTCAGGCTCACTCCAATTGATCTTACTCCGCCTGATCCGACCAAACGGCAAGCTCATGACCATCCGGGTCGGCAAAATGAAAACGCCGCCCGCCAGGAAACGCGAACACGGGTTTAACAATCCGGCCTCCGGCGCGCTCGATACGTGCCTGCATTTGCGCCAGATCATCCGCATATAGTATGACCAGGGGGCCGCCGGGGCTGATGGGCTCGCCCTGGGCGAAGCCACCCGTGAAACGGCCGTCGGTGAATTCGCTGTAATGAGGGCCATAGTCCTTGAAGGTCCAGCCAAAAGCGTCGGCATAAAACGAGCATGAACGGGCGATGTCGCTGACGGTAAACTCAATATAGTCGAGCTTCCCGTTTTTGTCCTGAGGGTTCATATCCTGCACTCCTGTTTATCAGGGCATGCGTGTCACACCCTGCAATAAAGTTGGCCGGCTACCCGGGCCTGGTCAGGCACGCTTTACCGATCAGTCGCAACCCATGCGACGCGCTCTTTCCCGATGTGCGTCGGCGCGCTGGTCGGCACTGTTGCGGGAGAGGAAATTGTCCCCTGCGCCGGGTGCCGGCGCCATCATGATGCGTGAGTTAAGACGCCCGCATTCCGCATTTTTTGAATGATCGGTACCGGTTGAGCAGGCGGCGATCAGCCCCAGCCCGATGATGCAGATCACGCGACCTGCCGTATTTTTAAACATAACGATCCTGTGGTTCAACCGAAAGTGCAAAGCTTTTTAACGCTTTGTGTTCGTAATTGCTGCAGGCGAAACTGCGCTGCAGAGATGGAGGACTGCTTCTGGCTCTCATCCGGTCCGAATAGGGCGTCACTGCCGCGCAATTGATCAACAATCAGGTTTAGCTTATCGCTTTCGCGTCCGATCTGCTTGCAGCTCATCGCCTCCAACTGTGAATCGGACAACGGCGCGACCACCGGCGGAACGGCACATGCAGCCAGCAGCGAGCATGTGCCGGCAAGCAACAACAGGGTTTTTCTCATCATGCAATATCCAGACAAAGTAACCGAATGCACTGCGTGATCAGCAAAAGCTGGAATCGCAGACACCAGGCAGGATTAAGTATCTGGTATTTTATAGGCTCCCTGCCACGCTGTCACATATCGGCAGCGAATGCAGGCAGAAAACCGACGCCAGCGCAAGCGCACTGTGTCGGCGCCTGTCTACGTTGCACCGGACCGAAGCCTTGCGCACGGCAGGTATGCTGGGTGACGATGTAGCGAGCACCCCACCTGCACTTCAGACAACCCTATACACTCAGCACCGGAATGAACCCGCCGTATATCATGCGCTTGCCATCGAACGGCGCAGGATTGGCGTCAGGCTGCATCCGTGGATCTTCCATCATCTTCTTCATGCCCACATCGTGTACCTCTTTGGAAGGCCAGGTAATCCACGCAAACACCACTGTTTCATCGGGCTTGCATTGCACCGCCATGGGAAAGGAAGTGAGCTTGCCCTCTGGCACCTCGTCTCCCCAGCACTCGACTACACTCAATGCACCCAGCTCCTTGAAAATCTCCGCAGCCATGGTGGCATGTTTAATATATTCCTCACGTTTGGCGTTCGGCACCGCAGCAACAAAACCATCGACATATTTCATGTGTATTCTCCCTTGGTATGTGAGCGACAGACGCTGTCGTCTACAACCACAGTATGCGGATAAACCGTTAGGCTGAACATAGGCTGATACGACAACATCAGGGGAGAAATACGACAGTTGTCATAACGTCCGGCATCCCAGGGTACACGGGGTTACCACGGCTCGGGTCATGCACGGACACACCGTCCCCTGACCCGCCCGAGCCCCAAAATCTTGCAAAATGTAAAAAATCGGTATTGTCTTTATGATGTCATTTGAGTGGGTTATTTCTAGACTGAAAAAACTGCCCTACTCGTGCGAGACACCTCACCCGAGGATTGGCTGACCCGAAAATAAACATGACAGACGAAAGACCGCATATCGAACGTTTACAGCATCGCGCCAGCAGAATGATCTGGCTGGGTTTTGCAGCGATCCCGTTTTCCCTGCTCAGCATGTATCCGGTTCTCGTCCATCCAGGGGAATCCGTTTACGCGCCCATCCTGCTCCTATGCGCGCCGCTTGTAGTGGCAGCGCTTTTGTTTGGTCTGGGATTACGCGTATCGCACCGCGCCCTGCAGTTGAACAATACGCGCAACACCCGTATCCTGAAAAACAGCGAAATGCGCAGCTTGCTATTGGTTAGCATAGAGGACACGCATCATGTCATTAACAGCAAGCCGGTATTGCGCCTGAGCTTGTCCGACCCGCAAGCGCCGCATCGACAATACAAAATCACCGAACCCGTTTCCGCACTACACTTGCGTGATCTGCAGGCGGGCAAGGCGGTGCCGGTGCTATTTCTGGACGACGGACGCGAATTGCGACTGGGACTGGATCCGCAGTCCTCGCAACAGGACTGGGGCTTTCTGTCCCGATTCATTCGTGAAGAACAACAACAAGCAGCAGCGTGAAATCAAATTGTCATATCGATGTCGTAATGCTTTGCGACAATAGACGGCATTATCCACTTACCCGTACAGGAGTCAATGAATGCTGGTGACCCGCCCTCAACTACCGGCCTACGATCCGATACAGCTCGTGGGCCAGGTCCTCAGTATTGATAATGGCATTTGTACGGTACACTGCGACGGTGCCAACTGGCATTGCACCCGGGCGCTCAGTTGTCTGGTCGAACCGCAAATCGGAGATGAAGTCCTGATCAGCGGTCCGGATCGCGATCGCGTTTTCTTGCTTGCCATCATTGCCCGCCCTGAAAACACGACCGTCACACTCTCGGTAACCGGGGATATGGCGATCCGCAGCGAAGCGGGCGCCGTGAGCGTGCATTCAGCAAAGCTGACCCATATCCACAGTGATCAGGCGGTCAAGCTGACTGCTCCAAGCCATGAGCAGGAAAACGATTCGGCCATCATGAAGATAGGCCAGATGAACTATCTGGGAAAAAAACTCGACGCCGTCGTCGGCAGCACAGACTTTTTCTCGAATGTGATCGGACTGATGTCGGACAGCTTCAAAAGCGTGGCGCGGCTTTGTTTCCGACATGTCAAGGAAGTCGATCACGTCAGGGCACAGACCATCGACTACGAAGCAGAGAAACTGACCCGGGTACATGGTGGCTATACCACCCTGACCGCACAGGAAGTCATGAAAATCAACGGCGATCAGATTCACATGAGTTGATCCCCACGT of the Advenella mimigardefordensis DPN7 genome contains:
- a CDS encoding VOC family protein, giving the protein MNPQDKNGKLDYIEFTVSDIARSCSFYADAFGWTFKDYGPHYSEFTDGRFTGGFAQGEPISPGGPLVILYADDLAQMQARIERAGGRIVKPVFAFPGGRRFHFADPDGHELAVWSDQAE
- a CDS encoding DUF1428 domain-containing protein produces the protein MKYVDGFVAAVPNAKREEYIKHATMAAEIFKELGALSVVECWGDEVPEGKLTSFPMAVQCKPDETVVFAWITWPSKEVHDVGMKKMMEDPRMQPDANPAPFDGKRMIYGGFIPVLSV
- a CDS encoding DUF3540 domain-containing protein, giving the protein MLVTRPQLPAYDPIQLVGQVLSIDNGICTVHCDGANWHCTRALSCLVEPQIGDEVLISGPDRDRVFLLAIIARPENTTVTLSVTGDMAIRSEAGAVSVHSAKLTHIHSDQAVKLTAPSHEQENDSAIMKIGQMNYLGKKLDAVVGSTDFFSNVIGLMSDSFKSVARLCFRHVKEVDHVRAQTIDYEAEKLTRVHGGYTTLTAQEVMKINGDQIHMS